From the bacterium genome, the window GCCGACTAGTAGACCAGCCTCGCGGGCGAGGCCGCGGGCGGTGTCGATCGCATCTTCATCGCTAACAACTTGGACATCATCGATCAGTGAGACATCCAGCACTGGTGGGATGAAACCATCCCCAATGCCCTGAATTTGATGCAGACCGGGTTCCCGGCCGAGCAAAGCCGCTGAATTTTTCGGCTCGACGGCAACGATGCGGCAGTGCGGATTTTTCTCCTTGAGGAATTTACCCACACCGGCGAGAGTTCCCCCCGAACCAACACCGGCGACAAATGCGTCGACCTGGCCCTCCATCTGCTGCCAGATTTCGGTAGCTGTCAACCGGTAATGGCTTTCAGGATTCCTGGGATTTTTGAACTGGCGCATCACCCAGACATTCCGGTCGGAGGCAGCCATAGCCTCGACCCTGGCCACGCACTCCCCCAAGCTGCCCTCCGCCGAAGAGAGAATCAGCTCTGCCCCAAGCGCCTTGATGATTTTCTTGCGTTCTTCACTCATATTTTCGGGCATGACAATCCGAACATGGTAGCCCTTCATGCAGCCCACCAGGGCCACCCCTATGCCGGTATTGCCCGAGGTCGCCTCGCAGATGATCATGCCGGGCCTGAGCTCGCCGCATCTTTCAGCCTCCTCAATGATGAACCGGGCGACACGGTCCTTGATGCTGCCGCCTGGATTGAGAAATTCGGCCTTGGCGAAAATGTTGGGAAAGCGGAAGGAGCCCAGACAAATCAGGGGTGTATTGCCTATGCAGTCGAGGATGTTATTAATAATCATTGTCAGACGCCTTGAAATGGGGGTAAATGTTGGGCTAGGTTTCTGAATGGAAGACTCTGATGTCTGTGCTGTTGTATTTACGCCTGCCTCCCAAAATGAAAATAACCAATCATGCGTGCAAAATCAAGTGAAAACAGCACCCCCGAACTGGAAATGCTTTTTGCAGCCTGGAACAAGGGCGCAGTCCCCAAAAAGAATGTCGCCACCGTGGCGTACAAGGCCAGATCGGTCCTCTCTCTGATCGACAAGCTCCGGGCCCAGCGGCTTCTGGTTATGGCTGGGCACGTTGCACTGCCCAAATCCGATCTCGGCGACATCGCCATGAACATGATGAATAACATCCATGCGAAGATGGTCGAGGTCGAAAAGTGTTCTCGCCTGGACAGACGTTCATTTCATACTCTTCCACCTGCCGGGTGAAGGGCCGGCTTTGTTTACGTTGAGGATCGATTCCCCGGGTGAGCGGGTTGAACCACCATGCAACAATACGCCGGCTGTCGTAAAAAAAAGTTCTTGCCTGACCTCTTTCCGATAACTATATTACATAGAGGAGTAACCACACATCGATCTTTGTGCCGCCTACCTTTCTCCGCACAAACTCCCGCGGCTGTGACCTTGTGCTAATTATATGCATGCAAGGGCGACACCTGAAATTTCACCCTTCCAACCCAGGTAGCGGGTCCAGCCGCCATGCCCTGGGAGCGCGACGCGGCCAAGCTGAACATCGCCCTGCAAAAGGACGCTTCAATTGATGACATCGGCGTCGCGTCTTCCGAAAAATGAAATAATTCCGCGTTTGAGCTTCTGCTATGCAGTTTGTTTGAGGAGAAAATGCATCTTGCCAGGGCTGGATCCCATCTCATGGCATGCTATGGTGCCCCGGAGATGATTGTACAGCAAGACTTTGCATTTGACCGTGGGCCTCAAGGCCTGGATATCGTATCCCGGTGCTGTTTGATCCACAGTTTGCAGCATGCTGATCCCGATAGATAAATGATCTGGGAAATAGTACCTTGATTGGAAAGGAGCAGTCCTATGAAAAGACTGTACTGCACACTGTTCACTGCGGTCTTGTTGATCTCCCTATCCCAAGCTGTTATCGCTCAGGATGAGTGGATCTGGCGCAATCCGCTTCCGCAAGGGAATACCCTTTATGACGTCGCCTTTATCAATGATCTCGAAGGATGGGCGGTCGGCGGCGGCGGCATAATCCTGCATACGATCGACGGCGGCCAGAACTGGACGATCCAACCCGGCGGAACAGATGAAACGCTCTTTACTATTTCGTTTCCCGGCAAGGGAGTGGCTTATATCGCGGGAGCTCATGTCGTGCTGAAATCCACAGATAGCGGCAAATCCTGGCAAAAACTGGCAACAGCACCACCAGGCGGCGAGAAAATCTTTTTCATCGACGAAAAAACCGGATGGATAGGGGCTTCACAGCGTATTTATTATACGACAGACGGGGGTTTGACCTGGCAATTATATACAATGCCCGATCCCTTTTGGATCCACGGCCTGTATTTCGTCGATGCGCAGGTCGGATTCTGGGCCGGATTCGGCGGTGTGCACAAGACCACCGACGGCGGTAAATCGTGGCAGATGCTCTGGAACCTGCCCATGATTTATTCCTATCATGATGTGTTCTTCTTCGACCGGCTCAAGGGCGTTGCCATCGGCAGTTCAGGCACCATCGCTGTAACGTCCGACGGCGGAGTCAACTGGACACAGACCGCCAAGCTCGGCGGCGGCGGTTCGTTCCACCTGTTTTTCCGCACTGCAAAACTGGGCTGGGCTATTCACGAGGGCGGCGGCATCTGGCGCACCGAGGACGGCGGATCGACCTGGACAAGGGTCAGCGACGAATGGTCTCTGCATGGCGGCTCATTCCCTGTCGGTGCCGGATATGTGGTGG encodes:
- the cysK gene encoding cysteine synthase A, with the translated sequence MIINNILDCIGNTPLICLGSFRFPNIFAKAEFLNPGGSIKDRVARFIIEEAERCGELRPGMIICEATSGNTGIGVALVGCMKGYHVRIVMPENMSEERKKIIKALGAELILSSAEGSLGECVARVEAMAASDRNVWVMRQFKNPRNPESHYRLTATEIWQQMEGQVDAFVAGVGSGGTLAGVGKFLKEKNPHCRIVAVEPKNSAALLGREPGLHQIQGIGDGFIPPVLDVSLIDDVQVVSDEDAIDTARGLAREAGLLVGTSSGANVWAATRISAKPGGERRVVTVLPDRAERYFSTALI